Proteins from one Clostridium cellulovorans 743B genomic window:
- the pepF gene encoding oligoendopeptidase F has product MEGSKKLLKRSEIPDTAKWDVNKIFASDDKWEEAFKVAKEEAKKLSEYQGKLKEANMLLEFLKLDEKISRDVEKIMMYAFLKSDEDTKNTTYQGIKGRVNSYVAELQGSTAFFVPEILSFEDDFVEKVIKENKELELYRFYLERIMSKKPHILTKEKEELLASASELFDAPHSIYSIFANADLKFPKIKNEENEEMQLTEAMYSQFIKSKDRNVRENAFRSLFKTYGEFRNTIATSLVSSIKTWNFNAKIRSYSNAIESALAPNNIPVSVYDNTIEAINKNLPLLHRYVKLKKKMLKLDEIHMYDLYVPVIDTPKEHIEFKEAVTIANEALKPLGDEYLSIFNSGIENSWIDIYPNEGKRSGAYSWGCYDTMPYVLLNYTYELNDVSTFVHEMGHSIHSYYSRKSQPYIYSDYVIFCAEVASTTNEILLINHLIHKEKDKTKKLYLINSQLEQIRATVFRQVMFAEFEKITHETLEKGDSLTADDLCSIWHNLNVKYFGPDMVVDEEIDMEWARIPHFYSDFYVYQYATGYAAASSFAKMILEEKEGALEKYKGFLKSGGSNYPIEILKEAGVDMTTAKPIEDTMDTFRQLLDMIEEI; this is encoded by the coding sequence ATGGAAGGTTCTAAAAAGTTATTAAAGAGAAGTGAAATACCAGATACAGCAAAATGGGATGTAAATAAAATATTTGCTTCAGATGATAAGTGGGAGGAAGCTTTTAAAGTAGCCAAAGAAGAAGCTAAAAAACTATCTGAATATCAAGGTAAGTTAAAAGAAGCAAATATGCTTTTGGAATTTTTAAAACTAGATGAGAAAATTTCAAGAGATGTAGAAAAAATAATGATGTATGCTTTTTTAAAAAGTGATGAGGATACAAAGAATACAACCTATCAGGGGATTAAAGGAAGAGTAAATTCTTATGTAGCGGAATTGCAGGGTAGCACAGCATTTTTTGTACCAGAAATTCTTTCTTTTGAAGATGATTTTGTAGAAAAAGTAATAAAAGAAAATAAGGAATTGGAGTTATATAGGTTTTATCTAGAAAGGATAATGTCAAAAAAACCTCATATATTAACTAAAGAGAAAGAGGAACTTTTAGCTAGTGCTTCAGAACTTTTTGATGCACCACATAGTATATATAGTATTTTTGCAAACGCAGATCTTAAATTTCCAAAGATTAAAAATGAAGAGAATGAGGAAATGCAGCTTACAGAGGCTATGTATTCTCAATTTATAAAATCAAAAGATAGAAATGTGAGAGAGAATGCATTTAGAAGTTTATTTAAAACATATGGAGAGTTTAGAAATACTATAGCAACTTCTCTTGTATCGTCTATTAAGACTTGGAATTTTAATGCTAAGATTCGTTCTTATAGTAATGCAATAGAAAGTGCGTTAGCCCCAAACAATATTCCAGTTTCTGTTTATGATAATACTATTGAGGCTATAAATAAGAATTTACCGTTGTTACATAGATACGTCAAGCTAAAGAAAAAAATGCTAAAGCTTGATGAAATACATATGTACGATTTATATGTTCCTGTTATAGATACTCCAAAAGAACATATAGAATTTAAAGAAGCAGTAACTATTGCTAATGAAGCATTAAAACCTCTAGGTGACGAATATCTTTCTATATTTAATAGTGGTATAGAAAATTCTTGGATAGATATTTATCCTAATGAAGGAAAGAGAAGCGGGGCGTATTCATGGGGTTGTTATGATACTATGCCTTATGTGCTTTTAAATTATACTTATGAACTAAATGATGTTTCTACCTTTGTTCATGAAATGGGACACTCAATACACTCATATTATTCGAGGAAAAGTCAACCATATATCTATTCAGATTATGTTATTTTCTGTGCTGAGGTTGCTTCAACTACGAATGAGATATTGCTTATAAACCATTTAATTCATAAAGAAAAGGATAAAACTAAAAAATTATATCTTATAAATAGTCAACTTGAGCAGATAAGAGCTACTGTATTTAGACAAGTGATGTTTGCTGAGTTTGAAAAGATAACTCATGAAACCTTAGAAAAAGGAGATAGCTTAACAGCTGACGATTTATGTAGTATATGGCATAATCTAAATGTAAAATATTTTGGGCCAGATATGGTAGTGGATGAAGAGATTGATATGGAGTGGGCTAGAATACCTCATTTCTATTCTGATTTCTATGTATATCAATATGCTACTGGATATGCTGCAGCAAGCTCTTTTGCTAAAATGATTTTAGAAGAGAAAGAGGGAGCTTTAGAAAAATATAAAGGTTTCTTAAAGAGTGGTGGCAGTAATTATCCAATCGAAATTTTAAAAGAAGCTGGTGTAGATATGACTACCGCTAAGCCAATTGAAGATACAATGGATACTTTTAGACAACTATTGGATATGATAGAAGAAATATAG
- a CDS encoding DUF6762 family protein, whose product MDFSSLVLIERDKENKFIRELDSYNVSEGAIYITKLYYDGQVVHLQFDTNKDVEEWEYSAIFDLFDLEAFSSKDYEVIENEDEYNPTWEITFEYTDNYKVMEEKLNSLCEMIKEAMEKVFFDIQGKEDEYK is encoded by the coding sequence ATGGATTTTTCTTCATTAGTACTTATAGAAAGAGATAAGGAAAATAAATTTATAAGAGAATTGGATAGCTATAATGTTTCAGAAGGAGCTATCTACATAACGAAATTATATTATGATGGGCAAGTAGTACATCTTCAATTCGATACAAATAAGGATGTAGAGGAATGGGAATATTCTGCAATATTTGATTTGTTTGATTTAGAGGCTTTTTCATCAAAGGATTATGAGGTTATAGAAAACGAAGATGAATATAATCCAACTTGGGAGATAACTTTCGAATATACGGATAATTATAAGGTTATGGAAGAGAAGTTAAATAGCTTATGTGAGATGATTAAAGAAGCTATGGAAAAAGTATTCTTTGATATTCAAGGAAAGGAAGATGAATATAAATAA
- a CDS encoding Fur family transcriptional regulator, which produces MENKELFKSKSIKATQPRIIIIELFKEINEPLSADKILEICKERKLFIDLSTIYRTIDLFYEKNIIDRIDLGDGKYRYKMKVHDHKHVLECIQCHEKTEIECPMYSVGENIKDKTGFTVVSHELKIKAICEKCKKED; this is translated from the coding sequence ATGGAAAATAAAGAACTATTTAAAAGTAAGAGTATCAAAGCGACACAACCAAGAATTATCATTATAGAATTGTTTAAGGAAATTAATGAACCATTAAGTGCTGATAAAATTTTAGAAATTTGTAAGGAGAGAAAATTATTTATAGATCTTTCCACGATTTATAGAACAATAGATTTATTTTATGAGAAAAATATTATTGATAGAATCGACCTGGGAGATGGTAAATATAGATATAAAATGAAAGTCCATGACCATAAACATGTACTTGAATGTATACAATGTCATGAAAAGACTGAAATAGAATGTCCGATGTATAGTGTTGGTGAAAATATAAAGGACAAAACAGGTTTTACAGTTGTCAGTCATGAACTGAAAATTAAAGCTATTTGTGAAAAATGCAAAAAAGAAGATTAG
- a CDS encoding manganese efflux pump MntP family protein: protein MNFFSLTLIAIALALDAFGVALSIGISGCAVKKQKIILALSFGFFQFLFAYIGATLGYFINSYIISVPEIIGGVIQIIIGFLMLWQGYRKGEGNFRIRKDMYAILGASVSIDAMIVGFAVLFYEKNMLIIFEYALYIGLIAMILSLAAFFLSKYLKKISIVEQYAEFIAGVILIFFGLKMILL from the coding sequence ATGAACTTTTTTTCATTAACATTAATAGCTATAGCATTAGCTTTAGATGCCTTTGGAGTGGCTCTTAGCATAGGCATTTCCGGTTGTGCTGTGAAAAAACAGAAAATAATCCTTGCTTTATCTTTTGGATTTTTTCAGTTTCTTTTTGCTTATATTGGAGCCACATTAGGGTACTTTATTAACAGTTATATTATATCAGTTCCAGAAATAATTGGAGGAGTTATACAGATTATAATAGGCTTTCTTATGCTTTGGCAGGGATATAGGAAAGGTGAAGGAAACTTTAGGATTCGGAAGGATATGTATGCAATTTTAGGGGCGTCAGTAAGTATTGATGCTATGATTGTTGGGTTTGCAGTGTTATTTTATGAGAAAAATATGCTTATAATATTTGAATACGCTTTATACATAGGACTAATTGCAATGATTTTATCTTTAGCAGCATTTTTCTTATCAAAGTATTTAAAAAAGATTTCAATAGTGGAACAGTATGCTGAATTTATTGCAGGAGTCATTCTTATTTTCTTTGGACTAAAGATGATTTTATTGTAA
- a CDS encoding single-stranded DNA-binding protein — MNKVMLVGRLVKEPELKAFEDNFLCKFTLAVNTGHINSKGEKEVDFIPVALWGKRAETFNKYMKKGNMVSISGKLKIRNFEVDGNRKYVTEVVAENFQFLEWNNKNEMV; from the coding sequence ATGAATAAAGTAATGCTAGTGGGAAGATTAGTTAAGGAACCAGAATTAAAGGCTTTTGAGGATAATTTCTTGTGCAAGTTTACTCTAGCAGTAAATACAGGACATATAAATAGTAAAGGTGAAAAAGAAGTGGATTTTATCCCTGTAGCATTATGGGGAAAAAGAGCAGAAACCTTTAATAAGTATATGAAAAAAGGAAATATGGTAAGTATTTCAGGAAAACTTAAGATTAGAAACTTCGAAGTTGATGGTAATCGTAAATACGTAACTGAAGTAGTAGCAGAAAACTTTCAGTTTCTTGAATGGAATAATAAAAATGAGATGGTGTAG
- a CDS encoding class I SAM-dependent methyltransferase has product MNSKNIGKLKLFMMGIESRFAENNDTFKEIVVTYKAGLKEFVGRGAYEEGKIKFNFSGVTKVKTIKEVVSSILEEAEKYEAVNFIYRERGTDILITADNKNVTMKNVKVKEEEKETKKIHFTEGTSTLLNRSYYIKVGEADEVLKAIDIMTKDGKVKNDKIRKYNQIDHYVELLDPMFEKLAQKGNLTILDCGCGKSYLSFVLNYYLTEVKKIKCNFIGIDIKESVIETSKAMAESLGYRNMEFYAMDIKEFKSRKKINVVLSLHACDTATDMALAYGIKEEAEAIVAVPCCHKELLSQYSYEPLKSILKYGVLKARMADVLTDGLRGTLLEAKGYDVSIVEYISPLETPKNLMIRAVKIKDEDYKAMDNYMSMMAALNVYPALYGFLNEWEYEE; this is encoded by the coding sequence ATGAATAGTAAAAACATAGGTAAGCTAAAATTATTTATGATGGGTATAGAAAGCAGATTTGCTGAAAATAATGATACATTTAAAGAAATAGTAGTTACATATAAAGCTGGGCTAAAAGAATTTGTAGGGAGAGGTGCTTATGAAGAAGGAAAAATTAAATTTAATTTTTCTGGGGTAACTAAAGTAAAAACTATAAAGGAAGTTGTAAGTTCTATATTAGAAGAAGCTGAAAAATATGAAGCTGTGAATTTTATTTATAGGGAAAGAGGTACGGATATATTAATTACAGCTGATAATAAGAATGTTACAATGAAAAATGTAAAAGTTAAGGAAGAAGAAAAAGAGACGAAGAAAATTCATTTTACAGAAGGTACATCTACTCTTTTAAATAGAAGTTATTACATAAAGGTTGGAGAAGCTGATGAAGTTTTAAAAGCTATAGATATTATGACTAAGGATGGCAAAGTTAAGAATGATAAGATAAGGAAATATAATCAGATTGATCATTATGTAGAATTACTTGATCCGATGTTTGAAAAATTAGCTCAGAAAGGCAACTTAACTATTCTAGATTGTGGTTGTGGAAAATCCTATCTTTCTTTTGTATTAAATTATTATTTAACTGAGGTTAAGAAAATAAAGTGTAATTTCATTGGTATTGATATAAAAGAGAGCGTTATTGAAACTTCTAAAGCTATGGCTGAAAGTCTTGGATATAGAAATATGGAGTTTTATGCAATGGATATAAAGGAATTTAAATCAAGAAAAAAGATAAACGTGGTTTTATCCCTTCATGCTTGTGACACTGCAACAGATATGGCTCTTGCTTATGGTATAAAAGAGGAAGCAGAAGCAATTGTTGCTGTACCTTGTTGTCATAAGGAATTGCTTTCTCAGTATAGCTACGAGCCATTAAAAAGTATTCTAAAATATGGAGTGCTAAAGGCTAGGATGGCAGATGTATTAACAGATGGTCTAAGGGGAACACTTCTTGAAGCTAAAGGGTATGACGTTTCTATAGTAGAATATATTTCACCTCTTGAAACTCCTAAAAATCTTATGATAAGAGCTGTGAAGATTAAGGATGAAGATTATAAAGCAATGGATAATTATATGTCTATGATGGCGGCCTTAAATGTTTACCCAGCCTTATATGGCTTTTTAAATGAATGGGAATATGAGGAGTAA
- a CDS encoding LrgB family protein — translation MENIFNNYMFGIILSFIAYEIGIYIYKKTKVPIFNGLLIAVIIVIAVLVIFNIDYEAFNQGGKFINFFITPATVALALPLYRKLDVLKKNIVPIIIGIVVGSLTSVISVLLLTYLVGTDTAIIASLVPKSVTTPIAMEISKELGGVSGITVVVVVITGVIGAVIAPTVLKLAKIDDELAQGIAIGTSAHAVGTSKAVELGETQGAMSGLAIGIAGIVTVIIAPICLKIAEVILK, via the coding sequence ATGGAGAATATATTTAATAACTATATGTTTGGGATAATTCTATCTTTTATAGCTTATGAGATAGGAATTTATATATATAAAAAGACCAAGGTGCCAATTTTCAATGGGTTACTTATAGCAGTAATTATTGTAATAGCAGTTTTGGTAATTTTCAACATAGATTATGAAGCTTTTAACCAAGGCGGAAAGTTTATAAACTTTTTCATTACACCTGCTACTGTTGCGTTAGCTCTTCCTTTATATAGAAAGCTTGATGTTTTAAAGAAAAATATAGTTCCAATTATTATTGGAATAGTGGTGGGATCATTGACTAGTGTTATTTCTGTTTTATTACTTACTTATTTAGTAGGGACAGATACAGCGATAATCGCATCGTTAGTTCCTAAGTCTGTTACAACTCCTATAGCTATGGAAATATCAAAAGAATTAGGAGGTGTCTCAGGAATAACTGTAGTGGTAGTTGTTATTACAGGTGTTATAGGAGCAGTAATTGCCCCAACAGTTTTAAAGCTTGCTAAAATTGACGATGAGCTTGCCCAGGGGATAGCTATTGGTACTTCGGCTCATGCGGTTGGAACATCCAAGGCTGTAGAACTTGGTGAAACACAGGGAGCTATGAGTGGACTTGCTATTGGCATCGCTGGAATAGTTACTGTGATTATTGCACCTATATGTTTAAAGATAGCTGAAGTAATCTTAAAATAG
- a CDS encoding CidA/LrgA family protein, producing MKILRQLVIILSFSFLGEILSKGLNLPIPGSVLGLVLLFIALLVGIVKPKDIDVVADFLIDNLAFFFIPAAVGLIVTFHLIKDTWISILLITFVTTVLVMVVTGRTVQFVRKRRDK from the coding sequence ATGAAGATTTTAAGACAACTAGTCATAATATTGTCATTTAGTTTCTTGGGGGAGATATTATCAAAGGGGTTAAATTTACCTATTCCAGGTAGTGTTCTTGGATTAGTTTTATTATTTATAGCTTTATTAGTTGGCATTGTAAAACCAAAAGATATTGATGTAGTTGCGGATTTTTTAATAGATAATTTAGCATTTTTCTTTATTCCTGCAGCGGTAGGTCTCATTGTTACATTTCATTTAATAAAGGATACCTGGATATCAATACTTTTAATAACCTTTGTAACAACAGTTTTGGTGATGGTGGTTACAGGAAGAACTGTTCAATTTGTTAGAAAAAGGAGGGATAAGTAA
- a CDS encoding AAA-like domain-containing protein, which translates to MKKEFNITGVCVPEINYMVDISDKITGIEEMVDKGYCFVISKPRQYGKTTILNELSKKLNSRYVVLFVSFEAVSNKIFENEENFSLGILKLLTDNLRMTPQKDVYEILSRHQEGVKDFDGLSITISEFIDEIKKEVVLIIDEIDKNGNNGVFLKFLSLLRRKYLSKQMGKDITFKSVILAGVYDIKNLSTTIKEEEEEIRFNSPFNIAMDFDIDISFSDKDIETMLSQYVNEEKLTLNVEEMSRKLYEITSGYPYLVSKMAYIMDKKLQKKWDIEGLQEAIDIIISEKNPLFDYIIGIIERNSEIRNILKEIFVDGGIENFTPYVYEKAIIHGILVERDGKLVIHNKIFEGIIFNFLMDRERAQSE; encoded by the coding sequence ATGAAAAAGGAATTTAACATAACTGGAGTTTGTGTCCCTGAAATAAATTATATGGTTGATATCAGTGATAAGATAACGGGTATTGAAGAAATGGTGGATAAAGGGTATTGTTTTGTGATTAGTAAACCTAGGCAATATGGAAAGACTACTATCTTAAATGAACTTTCTAAGAAGTTAAATTCTAGATATGTTGTGCTATTTGTTAGTTTTGAAGCTGTAAGCAATAAAATATTTGAAAATGAAGAAAATTTCAGCTTGGGTATTTTAAAGTTGCTTACTGATAATCTTAGAATGACTCCTCAGAAAGATGTATACGAAATTCTTTCAAGGCATCAAGAGGGAGTTAAGGATTTTGACGGCCTGTCCATTACTATATCAGAATTTATTGATGAAATAAAGAAAGAGGTAGTTTTGATAATAGATGAAATAGATAAAAATGGTAATAATGGTGTGTTTCTGAAGTTTTTATCATTGTTAAGAAGGAAATACCTCTCTAAGCAGATGGGGAAAGATATAACTTTTAAAAGTGTTATTTTAGCAGGGGTATATGATATAAAAAATTTAAGCACAACTATAAAAGAAGAGGAGGAGGAGATAAGGTTTAATAGTCCATTTAATATTGCCATGGATTTTGATATAGATATATCCTTTAGTGATAAAGATATAGAAACAATGTTAAGTCAATATGTTAATGAGGAGAAGCTTACGTTAAACGTTGAAGAAATGTCAAGAAAACTATATGAGATAACTAGTGGCTATCCTTATCTTGTGAGTAAAATGGCTTATATCATGGATAAGAAACTACAGAAAAAGTGGGATATAGAAGGCTTACAGGAAGCTATTGATATTATAATTTCTGAGAAGAACCCTCTTTTCGATTATATTATAGGAATTATAGAAAGGAATTCAGAGATAAGAAATATATTAAAAGAGATATTTGTTGATGGAGGTATAGAAAATTTTACTCCCTATGTATATGAAAAAGCAATTATTCATGGAATTTTAGTAGAGAGAGACGGAAAATTAGTAATACATAATAAAATATTTGAAGGAATAATTTTTAATTTTTTAATGGATAGAGAAAGAGCACAAAGTGAATAA
- a CDS encoding serine hydrolase domain-containing protein encodes MNFHWEFSTPEQEGLDGEILNSVDHFLKKKRYRLVNSILIIKNEKLVFERYYNKFNEESKNNIKSIWKSILSVCIGICIDKGYIKSLDEPITNYLEEFNKNIHPYHKLITIRSLLTMTSGIYWNGGIHYHCPMLTQLFNSQNWLQHIADIAVTNVPSSKNQYKEWDVMLLSAIITKASSMSAYDFCNKYLYEPLNISSGVWSASSCGISYTIYGKEENSDLTARDLAKIGLLFLNKGKFNGRQILSEAYINEAITPSSSNRGYGLLWWIFDDYYGGRGFGGQELNVIPDKNMVTVIQATPTSQGKSYESIHQEIIFNA; translated from the coding sequence ATGAACTTTCATTGGGAATTTTCAACTCCAGAACAGGAAGGGTTGGATGGAGAAATATTAAATTCTGTTGATCACTTTCTTAAGAAAAAGAGATATAGACTCGTAAATAGTATTCTTATAATAAAAAATGAAAAGTTAGTTTTTGAGAGATATTATAATAAATTTAATGAAGAAAGTAAGAATAATATAAAATCTATATGGAAGAGTATATTATCTGTTTGTATCGGGATTTGCATTGATAAAGGATATATAAAAAGTCTTGATGAGCCAATTACAAATTATTTAGAGGAATTTAATAAGAATATACATCCATATCATAAGCTAATAACTATTAGAAGTCTTCTTACTATGACTTCAGGGATATATTGGAATGGAGGTATTCATTATCACTGTCCAATGCTAACTCAGCTTTTTAATTCACAAAACTGGCTTCAGCACATAGCAGATATAGCCGTAACAAATGTACCCTCTAGTAAAAACCAATATAAGGAATGGGATGTAATGTTATTATCTGCTATTATAACTAAGGCGAGTTCCATGTCTGCATATGATTTTTGCAACAAATATTTATATGAACCTTTAAACATAAGTAGTGGAGTGTGGTCAGCTTCTTCTTGTGGTATATCTTATACTATTTATGGAAAAGAAGAAAATTCTGATCTTACTGCAAGAGATTTAGCTAAAATAGGGCTTCTTTTCTTAAATAAAGGAAAGTTTAATGGAAGGCAAATACTTTCAGAAGCTTATATTAATGAAGCCATTACACCATCATCAAGTAATAGGGGATATGGGCTTCTATGGTGGATTTTTGATGATTACTATGGAGGTAGGGGATTTGGCGGGCAAGAACTTAATGTTATACCAGATAAGAATATGGTTACAGTAATCCAAGCAACCCCAACCTCACAAGGAAAGAGTTATGAAAGTATACACCAAGAAATAATTTTTAACGCATAA
- a CDS encoding ABC transporter, with amino-acid sequence MEEAGMLCCGVCKKCNGTGLSEQATSTKIGGKIITELEDLYITELCSFLKKCGVSDENPLLKEILLKLECMIDVGLHHLSLSRQVRTLSGGEIQRLFLASYIIAEMDSIIFIFDEPTIGLHEVEKEKLIDIIEKLVKRGNTVVAVEHDENFMRKADYIIDLGPGAGYLGGERIFQGSFDEFLSCTESKTAPYLAEKLMEKKTEYRPIDEKKVLGLHGANLHNLNNVSIDIPLGLMIGIAGVSGSGKSSLIADTLVPKLKEILKEKCIIEDEEEVAVPKVKVIGAENIKRSLIIDQKPIGRSKSSCPATYTGIYDRIRTLFSKTPFAIENDYSVGMFSVNSEGGCNTCHGNGIIHYHVGFGNFIEVECEACEGTGFLPEVMEVTLDGKNIKEILEMTVSEAKEFFEEKDKQIHNMLMILEKVGMGYIMLGQKIPTISGGESQRIKLAKELGKKQRNKDNLYILDEPTTGLSFHDTEKLLALMEELVSNGNTIVVTEHDPKVLANCDYIIELGPGGGNNGGNIIAKGTPQELRENSNSIIGRYL; translated from the coding sequence ATGGAAGAGGCTGGAATGCTGTGTTGTGGTGTATGTAAGAAATGTAATGGAACAGGTCTTAGTGAACAAGCAACTTCTACTAAAATTGGTGGAAAGATTATTACAGAGCTAGAAGATTTATATATTACAGAGCTTTGCAGTTTTCTAAAAAAATGTGGGGTTAGCGATGAAAATCCTTTGTTAAAAGAAATTTTATTAAAGCTTGAATGCATGATAGATGTAGGATTACATCATTTATCTCTTTCAAGACAAGTAAGAACTCTTTCAGGAGGAGAAATACAAAGGTTGTTTTTGGCTTCATATATTATTGCTGAAATGGATTCAATTATTTTTATTTTTGATGAGCCAACTATAGGATTACATGAAGTTGAAAAAGAAAAATTGATAGACATTATTGAGAAATTGGTTAAGCGTGGGAATACAGTTGTGGCTGTAGAACATGATGAGAATTTTATGAGAAAAGCAGACTATATTATTGATTTAGGGCCAGGGGCAGGTTATTTAGGAGGAGAAAGGATTTTTCAAGGTAGTTTCGATGAATTTTTGTCCTGTACGGAATCAAAGACAGCTCCTTACTTAGCAGAAAAGCTCATGGAGAAAAAAACAGAATATAGACCGATAGATGAAAAAAAAGTTTTAGGGCTTCATGGAGCGAATCTTCATAATTTGAATAATGTATCTATTGATATTCCTTTAGGATTAATGATTGGTATTGCTGGTGTTTCTGGTAGTGGCAAATCAAGTTTAATAGCAGATACTTTAGTGCCAAAGCTTAAAGAAATCCTAAAAGAAAAATGTATTATTGAGGATGAGGAAGAAGTTGCTGTTCCCAAAGTAAAGGTTATAGGTGCAGAAAATATAAAAAGATCTTTGATAATTGATCAAAAACCAATAGGAAGAAGCAAAAGTTCCTGCCCAGCTACATATACAGGAATATACGATAGAATAAGAACATTGTTTTCTAAGACACCTTTTGCAATAGAGAATGATTATAGTGTAGGGATGTTTTCAGTAAATTCTGAAGGTGGATGTAATACGTGTCATGGCAATGGAATAATTCATTACCATGTGGGCTTTGGAAACTTCATTGAAGTAGAGTGTGAGGCTTGTGAAGGAACAGGTTTTCTCCCAGAAGTTATGGAGGTAACTTTAGACGGAAAAAATATTAAAGAGATTTTAGAAATGACAGTTTCTGAAGCTAAAGAATTTTTTGAAGAAAAGGATAAACAAATCCATAATATGCTTATGATTCTAGAAAAGGTTGGTATGGGGTATATAATGCTTGGGCAAAAAATACCTACTATTTCTGGTGGTGAAAGTCAAAGGATTAAGCTGGCTAAGGAGCTTGGGAAAAAGCAAAGGAATAAGGATAATCTCTATATTCTTGATGAACCTACTACGGGGCTATCCTTTCACGATACAGAAAAACTTCTTGCTTTAATGGAGGAATTGGTTAGCAATGGGAATACAATTGTTGTTACAGAGCATGATCCTAAGGTTTTAGCAAATTGTGATTACATAATAGAACTTGGACCAGGTGGGGGAAATAATGGAGGAAATATTATTGCAAAGGGAACTCCACAAGAATTAAGAGAAAATTCAAATTCCATTATAGGACGGTATTTATAA